TCGTTCTGGGAGACCTACAGCGCGTTCGCGAATACCGACGGCGGCGTCATCGTGCTCGGCGCTGCCGAGCGCAACGACGGCTCGCTCGAGGTGCGCGGCATCGCCGACCTCGACAAGGTCGAGCGCGAGCTGTGGAACAACCTTCAAAATCCGCAGAAGGTGAGCGCCAACCTGCTCACTTCGTCGAGCGTTACGCGCGAGGAGTTGGACGGGCATCAGCTCCTCGTCGTTCGAGTCCCGAAGACCACGCGCACCGCGCGTCCCGTGCACCTGAACGGATCGCTTGAGCGATCGTACCAGCGCGTTCACGAGGGTGATCGCCGCATGCGACCCGAAGTGGCGCGTCGCAGGTCGCCGACTCGATCGTCGATCGAGACTCGACCGTCGTCGAGCACTTCACAGAAGCTGACTTCGATCGTGAAAGCGTGCGTCGCTACCGCAGCCTCTTCGCGTCGAAGCGCCCCGAGCACCCGTTCGTCACCGAGGACGACACCGGCTTTCTCCGGCAGATCGGGGCGCTCAAGGCGGTACGCGGTCGGACCGATTTGGGCCTGACGCTCGGCGGGCTGCTGGTACTCGGCCGCGAACTTTCTATCCGCGAACGCTTTCCGCATTGGCACCTCAGCTACCGCGAGCTGCCGGCCGAGGTGGGCACGGATCTGCGGTGGGTAGATCGCGTCTCGTCGGACGGCTCGTGGACCGCCAACCTCTTCGAGTTCTACACGCGCGCGGTGCTCAAGCTCTACGAGGGGCTCAAGGTTCCCTTCGCGCTCGAGGGCGGGCAGTTCCGCGTCGACGAGACGCCTGCACACAAGGCGGTGCGCGAGGCATTGGTCAACACGCTGATTCACGCCGACTACGAAGGGCGCTCGGGCATCCGAGTGTTGCGCGATCCCGCTGGCTTCGAGTTCATCAACCCGGGCCTCCTGCTCGTGACGCCCGACCAGGTTTGGAAGGGCGGCGTGAGCGAGCCACGCAACCCGCTCGTGCAACGCCTTTTCGGCTTCTTGCAGCTCGGCGAGCGCGAGGGCTCGGGTGGCCCTGCGATCCTGCGCGCGTGGTCGGAGCAGCACTGGCGCACGCCAGAGCTCGTCGAGGACGTCGAGAACTCCGAGCTTCACCTGAAGCTGCGGCTCGTGAGTCTCCTTCCGGAGGCGTCGATCGACGCCGTGCGCGCTGCGGTAGGAGCCGCCTTCGAGGCGCAGGATGAACTCGGCCGGGTCGCGCTCGTCACCGCTCACGCCGAGAACGGCGTGATGCACGCGCGCATCGCCGGGCTCACGACGGCGCATCCGCGCGACATCACGATCAAGCTCCAGGAACTGGTCCGCAAGGGGCTACTCGTCGCCAGCGGGCCTGCCCGGACGAGGCGCTACGCCCTCCCGGTAGGCACCGTGGAAAGCTCCGAGGAAAGTTCGCAGGGCTCCGAGGAAACCTCCGAGGAAAGCTCGGCAGGCACCGAGGAAACCCGTGGCTGGAGGGCCATGTCCGACCAGCTCGACGCGGTAGTGGTGTTCTGCACCCCAGCTTGGAGGACGCTCCCCGAGATCGCCACTGAGCTCGGCCGTCAGCCTAGCACCGTCCGCACGATGTACTTGAGGCCGCTGCTCGGACGCGGCGCGCTGGTCCGCAAGTACCCTGACAACCCGCGTCACCCGCATCAGGCCTACCGAGCTGCGAACGCGAATGAGCCGACGTGACGGCCGCACCTCCAGGACCGCGCTTGCCGCGTCTCGTGATTGGATGCCGACGGAGGCGACCAAGCGGTTGCTCGGGAGAACTGCGGCGGCGCTCGTGGTGAAGATGACCGCGTCCGCGTGCCCGATTTCGATCGCTCTTCGCTGGGCGCGATCCTCGACGGCTGGCTGAGCGGCCCGCCTAGTCGAGCCGCTGATCCCGCGGACGGGAGATCTTTGAGGACCTAGAACATCAACCTCGAAGCCTACATGGGCGACGCTCTCCGCGTCCTCGAAGGATCGGTACCTCGAGCTTGCTCCGAAATACTGGCGCGACCGCCTGCCGCCCTTTGGGATCTTGTCCCCGCCGGGTAATCTGTGCCCGCCCCAACCGCCCGGAGGCCGTCCGCTTGAACCCCGCCTCGCCCCCCTTGCGCCTGTTCGATCAGGTTCAGGCCTTTCAGTACGTCGTGGCGGAGAAGGCCCCGATTTACCGGGCGATCGTCCAGGTCTTCTCCGAGGCCCGGCACCACTACGTCATCGAACTGCGACCGGCCGAGGTGCTCGACCGGATTCGCGCCGCCGGGATCTTCGTCGCGCTCGGGCCGGACGAGACGCTCGACTACTACCTCGACATGCTCGTGAAATGGGGCAACCTCGCCTCGGCGCAAGACTCAGCGACCGTGACGAGGCTCGAGGACTTCTATCGCAAGCGACTCCTCTATCGGCTGACGCCAGCGGGAGAGGCGGCACATCGAGCGGTCGCAGAGGTCGAAGATGCGATCGGCCGCTCGGGTAGGCTCCAGGCTTCGATGCTCGTCAAGATCCGCGACGAGCTCCGCGAGCTCACAGGTGACCGTGAGCCATCGGAGCTGGTCGTCGGCCTCCACGACCTGAACGCGGCGTTCGAATCGCTCACGGAGGAGGCAAACCGATTCATCGGTGACCTCGATCGGCCAACTGGGGCCAAGCGGATGGACGAAGAGCGCTTCACCTTCTACAAGCGGGCGCTCCTCGCGTACATCCACCGCTTCGTTGGCCAGCTCCGACTCCTGGGAGACGAAATCCGCGCGTTGATCGATGGGATCGACGCTGAGGCGCTGATCGATCGCGCGCTGCCCGGTGCCGAGCTCCCGCCGGCACGGGACGACGCGGATCCACGGGCGGACTGGCGCGCGGAGTGGCTGGCGCGGTGGACGGGGATCCGCGCATGGTTCGTGGGCACCGCCAGCTCGATGCCGACCGTGGAGCGGCTCGCGGCCGTCGCGGTCGAGGCGGTCCTGGGCCTCACGCGCTCGCTGGGTCGGCTGAGCGGCGCGAGCGCCCGCTCGATGGATCGCGCCGCGGACTTCCGCGTCCTTGCGCACTGGTTCGGCCGTTGCCCTGACGATCGCGCGGCGCACGGCCTCTGGCACGCGGCGTTCGGCCTCTCGACGGGGCGACACTTCCACCTCGAGTCCAACGTCGAAGGCGCGCCATCCTGGTGGGATGCGGCCCCAGTTGAGGTCCCGGTGCGGCTGCGCGAGCGGGGCCAGGTCGCCGTCGCCACCGGCCGGGCGGGCGCGATCCCGGACTACAGCGCGGCGCGGCAGTGGCTGGAGCAGAAGCGCAGGCAGGAGCGGGCGCAGCTCGACGCGGCGATCCGCCGGCTCTCGGGCGAGTTCGAGCTGCGGGACGTCGGGCGCCTCGACCCCGCCGAGTTCGATCTCTTCCTCGCCCTCCTCGATCAGGCGCTCGCCGCCCCGAAGGAGGGCGACGGCTCGCAGTCGGCCCGCACGATCGACGGGCGCGTCAGGATCCGCCTGACGCCGCCAAAGGATGACGAGCTCGTGGTCCTCGAGGCGCCGGGAGGCCGACTATGGTGCCGCAACCACCACCTCGAGGTGTCCGCCGTCGAGGGCGCGGCCTGGCGCTCGGAGGCCCGATGAGCCGCCTCGTCCAGGTGCTCGAGGACGACGAGCGCGCACAGCGCGTCGCGGCGATCCGCGCCCTGCTCGCGTCGCCCCTCCTGTCGGCCTCGAGCGACCCGGAGATCTTCCGAACCGTCGTCCGGCAACGCGCGTACCTGACCGAATGGTTCGCGAGCCATCCGGGCTGGCGGCTGGTGATCGATCCCTCCGGCGGCTACGCGCGCCTCCACAAGGTCCCCGGGCGCAGCGACACGACGAAGCCGGCCCGCCGGGCCGACGGTACGCCGTTCGATCGCCGGCGCTACGCGCTCCTGTGCCTCACGCTCGCGGCGCTCGACGACGCGCCGGTGCAGACCACCGTCGGCCGTATCGCCGCCCTCGTCGAGGAAGCCAGCGCGGACGACGAGGAAGGGGTCGCCTTCGATCCTTCGCTCGCCGCTGAGCGGCGGGCCTTCGTCGACGCCCTGCGGCTGCTCGTCTCGCTGGGCGTCCTGCGCGTGCGGGACGGAGACGCCGATCGCTACGCGCATACGCGGGAGGGAGACGCTCTCCTCGACGTAAACGAGCGCGTGCTCGGCCAACTCCTTGCGGCGCCGATCCCTCCGGTCTTCGCCGGGACCCCGGAGGGCATGCTGGACGAGCAGCTCCCGGACACGGACGAGGGCCAGCGGCTCTCGGCCCGCTACCGGGTGATCCGCCGCCTGCTCGAGGATCCCGTGCTCTACTACGACGACCTCGACGCGCGCGCGTTCGACTGGCTCGATCATTCCCGTGGCTTTCTCTACGCCCTCCTCGAGGACGACGTCGGGATGCCGATCGAGCGCCGCAGGGAGGGCCTCGCCGCCATCGATCCGGAGGGCCTCGTTACGGACGAGCGCTTCCCCGACGGCGGCTCCACCGTCCGGCACGCGGCGCTCCTCCTCGCGTCCCACTTGGCGAAGCAGGGGGAGCGGGACGTGGCCGTGGAGCGCGGAGCGCTCGTCGAGGTCGTCACCGCGCTTCAGGCCGATCATTCCGAGCGCTGGAGCAAGCAGTACTCCGCCGACGAGCAGGGGGCGGCGCAGCTCTGCGAGGAGGCCGTCGCGTTGCTCGAGGCCTTCGGTCTGGTGCGGCACGAAGGCGATGGGCGCCTCCGCGTCCGGCCGGCCGTCGCGCGCTTCTCGCCCGGCGAGCCGAAGAAAAAGAGGGCACGATGAAAGTCCCGCTCGACCTCCCCGTCGCAAGCACCGGACGCTGGCAGCTCCTGCGCGCCGGCATCCAGAACCTCTGGGAGTACGACGACCAGCGCTTCGTCTTCCACCGGGGCCGGCTCCTCCTCCGCGGACAGAACGAGTCCGGCAAGACGAAGGCCCTCGAGGTCCTCCTCCCCTTCCTCCTCGACGCAAACCTGCAGCCGAGCCGCCTTGATCCCTTCGGCAGCACGTCCCGCTCCATGCGCTGGAACTTGATCGGCGACTGGAACCCGGAGGCGAACACCTCGATCGGTTACGTCTGGCTGGAGCTGGGGCGGGTCGAGAACGGCGAGACCCGATACTGCACCGTCGGCGCCGGGCTGCGGGCCCGGCGGGCCTCCACCGACACCGACGCCTGGTACTTCCGAACCTCTCAGCGGATCGACGTGGACCTGCTCCTGGTGGAAGACCGGCTCCCCCTCGAGCGCCCCGCCCTCACCAAGGCGATCGACGCACGCGGCCAAGTCTACCAACAGGCTGCCGAGTACCGGCGCGCCGTGAACGACGAGATCTTCGGCATGGAGGAGGAGCAGTACGGGTCGTTGATCGACGCGCTCTTGCAGCTCCGGCGCCCGCAGCTCTCGAAGAAGCTGGATCCCGAGGAGCTCTCGCAGATCCTCTCGGCGAGCTTGCCACCCCTCGATCGCACCGTCGTCGCGTCCCTCGCCGAAGGCTTCGAGCGGCTCGATAAGCACCGACTGGAGCGGGACGACGTCTCCGCCACCCTCCAGACGTTGCGCCGCTTCCGGAAGGTCTACGAACGCTACGTCGCCTCCGCGGTGAAGGCCGCGGCGAAGGATTTGACGACCGGCGAGAGCTCCTATCACATAGCCCGGGAGTCCCTGCGCAAGGCCGAGGAGGAGCTGGAGGCGCTCTACGGCGAGAGGAAGGCACTCGCCGGGGAGATCGCCGCGCTCGACGCAGAGCGACAAGAGCTCGCCGCCCGGCTGGCGGCCCTGCGCTCTTCCGACGGGTTTCGCGCGGTCGAGCATCTCGCGGATGCGGAGAGGCTGGCCCAGCAGGAGGAGACGCGGGCCCAGCGCGAAGGGGTCCTCGCGGCGAAGGACCGCGAGGCGGAACGCGTCGCCACGGCGCGGCTGGGCGAGGCCGAGAAGGAGAGGGTGGACCAGGGGAAGCGGGCGGAGGCCGCGCGGCGGAGCACGGCCCGGGCTGCAGAGGATGCATCCCTCGGCCAGGATCACGCCGGGATCGACGAGCTGTTCGATCGGGGCGAGCTCGAGGCGGCGGCGAGCGCGATTGAGAGCTTGCACGGACGGCGCGAGCAGCACCTCGCCCGTCTGCGCAAGCTCGAGGACGCGGCACTGGATGCGCGCAAGCGCCGTGACCGCGCAGCGCAGGCGTTTAGCGACGCAACGGATCGTGCGGCGGATTTCCGCGACAGGCTCGACCGGGCGGAGAAGCAGGCGCAGGCGGTTCGTTCCGAGCTGGAAGATTCGATCGGGCGCTGGTCGCGAGGGCTACGGGTGCTCCTCCTCGACCCCGACGACGTGCGCGAACTCGCGCCCCTCGAGACGCCGGAGCGGGTGAGGCGCGCCGAGGAGGCCACGCGCAAAGCCCTCGGCGACCACCTGACGGCCGCGAGGCTCGAGCTCGAGAAGGTGAAAGAGGAGCTCGAAGATCGACGACGCGAGCACGACGAGCTGGCGGCCCTCACCCACCGGCCTCCGTCGGCGCCCGCGTGGAGGGCCCCGCGCCCGACCGACAGGCCCGGCGCGCCGCTGTACCTGCTCTGCGACTTCGACGACGGCGTCGACGAGACGGTCCGGGGCGCGATCGAAGGCGCGCTCGAGGCGGCCGGCCTCCTCGACGCCTGGGTCGAGCCTTCCGGAGGTCTGCTGGACGCCGACACCTTCGACCTCGTGCTCTCACCCGCGCCGCTCGAAGGCAGAACCCTTCTCGACGTCCTCCGTCCGATGGAGGGTCCCGTTCCGGCGCCGGTGGTGGAAACCCTCCTGAGCTCGATCGCGCTTACGGACGACGGGCCCGGCGGAGAAGAGAGCTGAGTCTCCACGAACGGCCGCTTCGCGCTCGGACCGCTCCACGGCACCAACCGCAAGGCAACTCCGGAGCTCATCGGCACTACGGCGCGCGAGCGGGCGCGAAAGCGGCGCCTCGCCGAGCTCAAAGCGGCCATCGGGGGACTGGAGGAGAGCCGCGCCTCCAGAGCGCTGATCGTCGACGGGATCGAGGGCAGGCAGCGGCTCCTCGGTGAGGAGCTGCGCTCGTTCCCCGAGCTGCAGCCGCTGCACACGGCCCTCGCGAAGGCGGCGGCCGAAGCGCAGAACCTGCAGCGGGAGCGGGCGCAGGTCGAACAGGCGGCGGTCGAGAGCAAACGTGCCGAGACCGCGGAGGACGCTGCGCGGGAGGCGCTGCGGGCCGAGGGCGCGAAGCTCGAGCTCCGCGACTGGGTGGACCGGCTCGGAGATCTAGGGCGTCTGACCGGCACGTGGGCGGTCCGCGCCAGGGAGGCGCTCGAGGCGTCGAGGCGCCTCGCGGACAGGCTGGCCACACTCGAAGAGCGGGAGGCGACGCGGGCGGCAGCGGCAAGCCGGGCGGACGAGTCCGCGGCGCGAGCGGCCTCTTGCGCGGACGAGGCGCGAGCGCTCCGCGCGACAGCGAGCGCGCTCCGCGATGCGCTGGGTGCCACCAGAGACGAGCTCCTCGAAGAGATCCGGCGGTCGGAGCGGCGGTCGAAAGAGGCCCGCGAGGAGCGCGAAGACCGCGCGGCTCGCGAAAAGGAGCTCATCGAGCGGGTCGGAGCCGGCAGCGCGACGGTTCAAGAGCGAACCGGCCGCGTTTCGGAGCAAGACGCGAAAAGGCGAACGGCCGAGCTGGTTTTTCGTGGGGTCGCCGAGCGCGGGCTCCTCGCCTTCGTCGGCGTGGAACCGGAGCGAGCGGCCGAGGCGTGGAGCTACACCGACGTGCTTCAGCTTGCGCGCCGGGCCGACGAGGCGACCGGATCGATCGACTGCTCACCCGACGCGAGGGATCGGGCGCGGGACCGGGTGGGCGACGCGCAGACCGACCTGACCCGGGGGATGCGGGGCGAAATCCGGATCCAGGGCCGGCAGATCGCCGGGATCCTGGAGTACACGGCGATCTGGGCCGGCCGCACCCAGGGGGTGCTCGAGCTGGAGCGCAACCTGGACGCAGACGTGCGGAGCCGGGACGAGCTGCTCGGGAAAGAGGAGAACGAGATCTTCGAGGCCTTCCTCTCGGGGGAGACGCACACCCACCTGCGAAACAGGCTCCGCGAGGCGAGCGCGCTCGTGAAGCGGATGAACGACCAGCTCGCCGCGCGCCCCACCTCCTCGGGCATGCGCATGCGCCTCAAGTGGGAGCCCGGCGAGGAGTCGCCCACGGGGACGAGGGAGGCGATTGATTTGCTCCTCCGCGCAAATCACCTCCTCTCCGAGGCCGACCGGACCGCGCTGCGCACTTTTCTCCAGCAGCGCCTCGCGGAGGCGCGGGAGAACGACGGCGCCGGATCCCTCGAGGAGCGAATGATGCTCGTGCTCGACTACCGCGGGTGGTTTCAATTTCGAGCGGACTTCTGCGACGCGGTCGGGACCTGGACCCGGCTCAGTCGGAAGACGCACGGCGCCGGCTCCGGCGGGCAGAAGGCGGTGATGCTGCACCTGCCGCTCTTCGCCGCCGCGGCAGCCTTCTTCGAGTCAGCGGCGAAGACCTCCCTGCGGTTGATCGCGCTCGACGAGGCCTTCGCCGGCATCGACCGCCCGACCCGCGGTCAGCTCATGGGCCTCCTGGCTGAGTTCGACCTCGACTTCGTGATGACGTCCTTCGAGGAGTGGGGCTTCTTCCCACAGCTCGATGGCATCGCCACCTATCACTTGGCGCGGGAGAGGGGAATGCGTGGCGTGTACGCGGAGCGGTTCGTCTGGGACGGCACGGAGCCGAGGCGGGCTTGAGCGCAGACAGGGAGAAGATCCGGACCCTCCTCGGAGGGCCGCGCTACGAAACGCTTTTCCGAGAGGCCCGCAAGCGCCGCGAGGAGGACGGCCGCGAGGCGCGGGCGTTCACGCTCCGGCGCGCGAACGTTGACGAGCGGAGGGCCGCCGCCGATCTCTTCGGGTGGCCCCTCGTGCCTAACGGGACCATCCGGATCTCCCTCGATGAGCTCGATCGGCAGCTTCGCGCGAGTGCCGTCGAAGCCGGGCTCGACGAGGTGCTCGAGGCCCTTGGAGGCCCGCTCGTCAATCGGCGCGCGCTGCGGGCCGCGACCGCGATCGAGCGGGAGCTGCTCTGGGAGGGAGCCGCGCGAGCGGTCGGGGAGCGGCCGGAGCTACGGGCGTGGCTCGACGACCTTCGGAGACACGGTCTCGTGTCGCGAGCGGCGCACGCCTTGAGCGTGGGCGAAGAGGTTGTGCTCGAGCGAGCGATCGCCGCCGCATCTCGGCTACCCGCGTCGGGCCTCGCCCTTGCTGTGCTCGCGGCGGAGACCACGGGGGACGCTCACGCGCTCGACGCCGGAAGCCCTCTTGGCGGACTCGTTCTGCGAGCCGCGGCCCGCATCGCCGGCTGGCACGAGCCGCCGTCCACTGCAGCGCCCAGACGTGCCCTCTGGGGCGAGGTCGGCATCGTCTGCGATCCCCTCTCGGCGCAGGTTCTCGTCCTCGGCCTGTGCCTGCAGGGCGAGGGGAGGCTCTCGCGCCGGTTGCGGGACGCCGCGCTCGACGGGGAGCCCCAGCGTCTCACGCTCCGCGAGATTGGCGGTCGGGATCTTCGGCCGGATCCGGCGGGCGAGATTTTCGTCTGCGAGAACCCGAGCGTCGTCGCCGCGGCGGCCGATCGTCTGGGCGCTCGCAGTGGGCCCCTCGTGTGCACCGAAGGCGTCCCCTCCACCGCCGCCCTGGGCCTGTTGCGCGAGCTCGCCCGCGGCGGCGCAAGGCTGCGGGTCCGGGGAGACTTCGACTGGGCCGGCCTTCGAATCGGCGGGCAGGTACTCCGGGAGGCGGGAGGCCAGCCCTGGCGCTTCTGCGCCGACGATTACCTGGCCAGCCTCGGCACCGGCGCCGGCCGCGAGCTCGAGGGCGCTGCGGGCGCCTCGCCCTGGGACCCGGCCCTGGCGAGCGCTATGGCGCGGCACGGCACGGCAGTGTACGAGGAGCAGCTCCTCGACCTCCTGCTCCGGGATTTAGAGGTCGGCTCGTCGTAACTAATGCACGAGCCCGGCTGCCCGGGCGCGACTCGCCGTGCCGCGGAGGCCGTCGGTGCGCTAGTAGGCCTACCAGGCTCGAAGCGGGCGACATCCTGGTCGCTACACTCACCGACCCGAGCTGGACGCCTCTGTTCGTCGCGATCAAGGCCTGGTCACGGAGGTGGGCGGCCTGATGACCCATGGCGCGGTGATCGCACGGGAGTACGGCCTACCCTCCGTCGTGGAGGTGGAGCTCGTGGCGCCGTCGCGGCGCGCAGGAAGGACAGCTCGAGGCCCCTGCCGGACTCCAGCGGCCGACGCCCACCCACGGCGGCGCGCCATGGGCCAGCCGCCGGTTCGAACCCCGGCGGTCCGGCCGCTGGCAGGCTATCTCGGCGCGCAGGTCACCCGCACGTTGCCGACGTCCGCCACGCCGATCGTCCCCGCTGCGCCGGCGACGGTGCAGCGCTTGTCGTCCGGCTGCGCGTATACGCGAACGGAGTACGGGGTGCCGCCGTCCATCCTGCGCGGGAAGCGGAAGCTCCCGTTCGCAGACACGGTGAGCTGATCGCGACCGTTCAGCCACAGGACGACGCTGCCCGAGGTCAGACCGCCGACCGAGCCGCCAACCGTGTACGAGGGCGTGGCGAAGGAGACCACGAAGCGATCGATGCCGATGTAGTCGCTGTTGGCGCCGGAATGGCCCGCGTCGGTCACGTAGTAGCGGATCGCCACGCGGCCCTCGCCCGAGTAGGGGATCCCGTTGGCGTTGGTGAACTCGAACTTCGTCCAGACGCCGGGGTATCCGTTCGCCTCGAGCGTCGGATTCACCGAGCCGAGGAGCGTGGTGTAGCTGCCGACGTCGGCATCGTCCGGCAGGAAGCACGGGAGCGCCGTACAGAGCCGGACCTCGATCCGATCCGGGGCCAGATTGGACGACCGCGTGTAGAACGAGATCGAGGCCCTCGATCCGAAGGGCACCGTGGGGGTGGCGAGCCAACTGCTGATGGTGGCGTCGTGGAACATGGTGTTGTTGAAGTTCGCAGCGATGTAGGAGTTCGGGGGACCATCGAACGAATCGAAGGGG
The Vulgatibacter incomptus DNA segment above includes these coding regions:
- a CDS encoding helix-turn-helix domain-containing protein, with the translated sequence MNREEWEILREGWAFEAKLAQGRDGRGELPASFWETYSAFANTDGGVIVLGAAERNDGSLEVRGIADLDKVERELWNNLQNPQKVSANLLTSSSVTREELDGHQLLVVRVPKTTRTARPVHLNGSLERSYQRVHEGDRRMRPEVARRRSPTRSSIETRPSSSTSQKLTSIVKACVATAASSRRSAPSTRSSPRTTPAFSGRSGRSRRYAVGPIWA
- a CDS encoding ATP-binding protein, translating into MLRDPAGFEFINPGLLLVTPDQVWKGGVSEPRNPLVQRLFGFLQLGEREGSGGPAILRAWSEQHWRTPELVEDVENSELHLKLRLVSLLPEASIDAVRAAVGAAFEAQDELGRVALVTAHAENGVMHARIAGLTTAHPRDITIKLQELVRKGLLVASGPARTRRYALPVGTVESSEESSQGSEETSEESSAGTEETRGWRAMSDQLDAVVVFCTPAWRTLPEIATELGRQPSTVRTMYLRPLLGRGALVRKYPDNPRHPHQAYRAANANEPT
- a CDS encoding TIGR02677 family protein, with protein sequence MNPASPPLRLFDQVQAFQYVVAEKAPIYRAIVQVFSEARHHYVIELRPAEVLDRIRAAGIFVALGPDETLDYYLDMLVKWGNLASAQDSATVTRLEDFYRKRLLYRLTPAGEAAHRAVAEVEDAIGRSGRLQASMLVKIRDELRELTGDREPSELVVGLHDLNAAFESLTEEANRFIGDLDRPTGAKRMDEERFTFYKRALLAYIHRFVGQLRLLGDEIRALIDGIDAEALIDRALPGAELPPARDDADPRADWRAEWLARWTGIRAWFVGTASSMPTVERLAAVAVEAVLGLTRSLGRLSGASARSMDRAADFRVLAHWFGRCPDDRAAHGLWHAAFGLSTGRHFHLESNVEGAPSWWDAAPVEVPVRLRERGQVAVATGRAGAIPDYSAARQWLEQKRRQERAQLDAAIRRLSGEFELRDVGRLDPAEFDLFLALLDQALAAPKEGDGSQSARTIDGRVRIRLTPPKDDELVVLEAPGGRLWCRNHHLEVSAVEGAAWRSEAR
- a CDS encoding TIGR02678 family protein, with the protein product MSRLVQVLEDDERAQRVAAIRALLASPLLSASSDPEIFRTVVRQRAYLTEWFASHPGWRLVIDPSGGYARLHKVPGRSDTTKPARRADGTPFDRRRYALLCLTLAALDDAPVQTTVGRIAALVEEASADDEEGVAFDPSLAAERRAFVDALRLLVSLGVLRVRDGDADRYAHTREGDALLDVNERVLGQLLAAPIPPVFAGTPEGMLDEQLPDTDEGQRLSARYRVIRRLLEDPVLYYDDLDARAFDWLDHSRGFLYALLEDDVGMPIERRREGLAAIDPEGLVTDERFPDGGSTVRHAALLLASHLAKQGERDVAVERGALVEVVTALQADHSERWSKQYSADEQGAAQLCEEAVALLEAFGLVRHEGDGRLRVRPAVARFSPGEPKKKRAR
- a CDS encoding TIGR02680 family protein, which encodes MKVPLDLPVASTGRWQLLRAGIQNLWEYDDQRFVFHRGRLLLRGQNESGKTKALEVLLPFLLDANLQPSRLDPFGSTSRSMRWNLIGDWNPEANTSIGYVWLELGRVENGETRYCTVGAGLRARRASTDTDAWYFRTSQRIDVDLLLVEDRLPLERPALTKAIDARGQVYQQAAEYRRAVNDEIFGMEEEQYGSLIDALLQLRRPQLSKKLDPEELSQILSASLPPLDRTVVASLAEGFERLDKHRLERDDVSATLQTLRRFRKVYERYVASAVKAAAKDLTTGESSYHIARESLRKAEEELEALYGERKALAGEIAALDAERQELAARLAALRSSDGFRAVEHLADAERLAQQEETRAQREGVLAAKDREAERVATARLGEAEKERVDQGKRAEAARRSTARAAEDASLGQDHAGIDELFDRGELEAAASAIESLHGRREQHLARLRKLEDAALDARKRRDRAAQAFSDATDRAADFRDRLDRAEKQAQAVRSELEDSIGRWSRGLRVLLLDPDDVRELAPLETPERVRRAEEATRKALGDHLTAARLELEKVKEELEDRRREHDELAALTHRPPSAPAWRAPRPTDRPGAPLYLLCDFDDGVDETVRGAIEGALEAAGLLDAWVEPSGGLLDADTFDLVLSPAPLEGRTLLDVLRPMEGPVPAPVVETLLSSIALTDDGPGGEES
- a CDS encoding SbcC/MukB-like Walker B domain-containing protein, translating into MDRLGDLGRLTGTWAVRAREALEASRRLADRLATLEEREATRAAAASRADESAARAASCADEARALRATASALRDALGATRDELLEEIRRSERRSKEAREEREDRAAREKELIERVGAGSATVQERTGRVSEQDAKRRTAELVFRGVAERGLLAFVGVEPERAAEAWSYTDVLQLARRADEATGSIDCSPDARDRARDRVGDAQTDLTRGMRGEIRIQGRQIAGILEYTAIWAGRTQGVLELERNLDADVRSRDELLGKEENEIFEAFLSGETHTHLRNRLREASALVKRMNDQLAARPTSSGMRMRLKWEPGEESPTGTREAIDLLLRANHLLSEADRTALRTFLQQRLAEARENDGAGSLEERMMLVLDYRGWFQFRADFCDAVGTWTRLSRKTHGAGSGGQKAVMLHLPLFAAAAAFFESAAKTSLRLIALDEAFAGIDRPTRGQLMGLLAEFDLDFVMTSFEEWGFFPQLDGIATYHLARERGMRGVYAERFVWDGTEPRRA
- a CDS encoding TIGR02679 family protein, which produces MSADREKIRTLLGGPRYETLFREARKRREEDGREARAFTLRRANVDERRAAADLFGWPLVPNGTIRISLDELDRQLRASAVEAGLDEVLEALGGPLVNRRALRAATAIERELLWEGAARAVGERPELRAWLDDLRRHGLVSRAAHALSVGEEVVLERAIAAASRLPASGLALAVLAAETTGDAHALDAGSPLGGLVLRAAARIAGWHEPPSTAAPRRALWGEVGIVCDPLSAQVLVLGLCLQGEGRLSRRLRDAALDGEPQRLTLREIGGRDLRPDPAGEIFVCENPSVVAAAADRLGARSGPLVCTEGVPSTAALGLLRELARGGARLRVRGDFDWAGLRIGGQVLREAGGQPWRFCADDYLASLGTGAGRELEGAAGASPWDPALASAMARHGTAVYEEQLLDLLLRDLEVGSS